In uncultured Fibrobacter sp., a single window of DNA contains:
- a CDS encoding sialate O-acetylesterase translates to MRKFLFGAAIAMALSQVNAQPDPNFHIYLAFGQSNMEGQGDIENQDKTVDERFQVLWAADDGYCAGHSKGLWSKATPPLAHCQGAKLGPADYFGRTMVEKTDSQIKVGIIEVAIAGCSIKLFDKANYSSYVTSQQSQGWMIQRINAYGGNPYGRMIEMAKKAQEDGVIKGIIFHQGESDVGDFQWPSKVKAVYDNIINDLGLGNDIPFLAGEVLRTGSSKGANDNIAKLPQQSSNFYIVSSEGFNQALGDNQNVHFTSQEYRDFGKRYAEKMIEVLGDKLKPVSSAPKSSSSETESSSSDASSLNTGSSSSENGMAIAKEEQFAGGSISFTRSGDVQLHLAKSEQLLVKIYSSLGKEVLDLSGNYSGTNSLVLAGRIPAGRYIVTVKGDSFKAIKPVRVK, encoded by the coding sequence ATGAGAAAGTTTTTATTTGGAGCGGCAATTGCAATGGCCCTTTCACAAGTAAATGCACAACCGGACCCGAACTTTCATATTTATCTTGCCTTTGGGCAGTCCAATATGGAAGGTCAGGGCGATATCGAAAACCAGGACAAAACTGTCGATGAACGATTTCAGGTGCTTTGGGCTGCCGATGACGGTTACTGTGCGGGCCATTCCAAGGGACTATGGTCCAAGGCGACTCCCCCGCTCGCCCATTGCCAAGGCGCAAAACTTGGTCCTGCAGACTATTTCGGCCGCACAATGGTCGAAAAAACCGATTCCCAGATTAAGGTGGGCATCATCGAAGTCGCGATTGCCGGTTGCAGCATCAAGCTGTTCGATAAGGCGAACTATTCAAGCTATGTAACCTCGCAGCAAAGCCAAGGATGGATGATTCAGCGAATTAACGCTTATGGCGGAAATCCCTACGGCCGTATGATTGAAATGGCCAAGAAAGCCCAGGAAGATGGCGTCATCAAGGGCATAATCTTCCACCAAGGCGAATCGGATGTCGGTGACTTTCAGTGGCCCTCCAAGGTAAAAGCTGTTTATGACAACATTATCAATGACCTGGGCTTGGGTAACGATATTCCATTCCTTGCCGGCGAAGTGTTGCGTACCGGTTCGAGCAAGGGTGCAAACGACAATATCGCCAAGCTTCCACAGCAGTCGAGTAACTTCTATATCGTTTCATCCGAAGGCTTTAACCAAGCGCTGGGCGATAATCAGAATGTTCACTTTACCTCGCAGGAATACCGCGATTTTGGCAAGCGTTATGCCGAAAAAATGATTGAAGTTCTTGGCGATAAACTGAAGCCGGTTTCTTCTGCTCCAAAATCAAGTAGTTCCGAAACGGAATCTTCTTCGAGCGATGCATCGTCACTTAACACCGGATCGTCGTCATCTGAAAACGGTATGGCCATTGCAAAGGAGGAACAATTCGCAGGTGGATCGATTTCGTTTACCAGAAGCGGTGACGTTCAGCTACACCTCGCCAAATCGGAACAGCTCCTGGTCAAGATATATTCAAGTCTCGGCAAGGAAGTACTTGATTTGAGCGGAAACTACTCCGGCACCAATTCGCTCGTTCTTGCTGGTAGAATTCCGGCCGGACGATATATCGTTACCGTCAAGGGCGACTCGTTCAAGGCGATTAAGCCTGTAAGGGTAAAATAG